A genome region from Fusarium musae strain F31 chromosome 5, whole genome shotgun sequence includes the following:
- the SPE1 gene encoding Ornithine decarboxylase (BUSCO:EOG09261V03) has translation MVMATAVLDTYNHNVNHPHIALKKPLLQEPLEQYGVITPKQLIGQALHQRVEAIDHEMCEPGDEDTFFVADLGEVYRQHLRWKKNLPRVRPFYAVKCNPDPQIIKLLSELGTGFDCASKTEIEQVLSAGLSPDRIIYAQPCKTNSYVRYVKSVGVKQMTFDNADELYKIAKLYPGAELFLRIMTDDSESLCRFSMKFGAAMDTTEGLLALAKDLGLNVVGVSFHVGSGASDPLAFYKAVRDAHTVFQLAHEFGFNMRTLDVGGGFSGDTFETMAAVLGGALDEFFPPHSNIEIIAEPGRYYVATAFTIACNIIARRTVEDPTLDGKGYMLYVNDGVYGNFSNIMFDHQQPIAKVLRASGKTLFETTAAHPTPEGEGFEYSVWGPTCDGIDRITESTRFDSILDVGDWLYFEDMGAYTKCSATQFNGFSNAHDVIYVCSEPGAKALLGL, from the exons ATGGTTATGGCAACGGCTGTCCTCGACACCTACAATCATAATGTCAATCACCCTCATATCGCATTAAAGAAACCCCTGCTTCAGGAACCTCTTGAGCAATATGGCGTGATTACTCCAAAGCAACTCATCGGCCAGGCACTCCACCAGCGCGTGGAGGCCATTGACCATGAGATGTGTGAGCCTGGCGATGAAGATACTTTCTTCGTTGCTGACCTTGGAGAGGTCTACCGCCAGCATCTTCGCTGGAAGAAGAATCTCCCTCGGGTCCGGCCCTTCTATG CCGTCAAGTGCAACCCCGATCCtcagatcatcaagcttctttcTGAGCTCGGAACCGGCTTCGATTGTGCCTCCAAGACCGAGATTGAGCAGGTCCTGTCCGCAGGACTTAGCCCCGACCGCATCATCTACGCCCAACCCTGCAAGACTAACTCGTATGTCCGATACGTCAAGTCTGTGGGCGTCAAACAGATGACCTTTGACAATGCCGATGAGCTCTACAAGATCGCAAAGCTGTACCCAGGAGCTGAGCTCTTCCTCCGCATCATGACCGACGACAGCGAGTCTCTTTGCCGCTTCAGTATGAAGTTTGGCGCCGCCATGGACACCACTGAGGGACTTCTTGCCCTGGCTAAGGACCTTGGTCTCAACGTTGTTGGCGTCAGCTTCCACGTTGGATCTGGTGCTTCCGATCCCCTCGCCTTCTACAAGGCCGTTCGCGACGCCCATACCGTCTTCCAGCTGGCCCACGAGTTCGGCTTCAACATGCGCACCCtcgatgttggtggtggcttCAGCGGCGATACCTTCGAGACAATGGCTGCCGTCCTCGGTGGCGCCCTCGACGAGTTCTTCCCGCCTCACAGCAACATCGAGATCATTGCTGAGCCTGGCCGATACTACGTTGCCACCGCCTTCACCATCGCCTGCAACATTATCGCTCGCCGAACTGTTGAGGACCCCACTCTCGATGGCAAGGGCTACATGCTCTACGTCAACGACGGTGTTTACGGCAACTTCTCAAACATCATGTTTGACCACCAGCAGCCGATCGCCAAGGTTCTCCGTGCCTCCGGCAAGACTCTCTTCGAGACCACCGCTGCCCATCCCACTCCCGAGGGCGAGGGCTTCGAGTACTCCGTCTGGGGTCCTACCTGCGATGGCATCGATCGCATCACTGAGAGCACTCGCTTCGACTCCATTCTCGATGTTGGTGACTGGCTGTACTTTGAGGACATGGGCGCCTACACAAAGTGCTCTGCCACTCAGTTCAACGGCTTCTCCAACGCCCACGACGTTATCTACGTCTGCAGCGAGCCTGGTGCCAAGGCCCTTCTTGGTCTGTGA
- the CYM1 gene encoding Mitochondrial presequence protease (EggNog:ENOG41~MEROPS:MER0015270), producing MLRNAAAGARKAVTELSQFPKPGEKLHGFTLVRSKHVPELELTALHLQHDKTGADYLHIARDDSNNVFSIGFKTNPPDDTGIPHILEHTTLCGSEKYPIRDPFFKMLPRTLSNFMNAFTASDHTFYPFATTNAQDFKNLMSVYLDSTLHPLLKKSDFTQEGWRIGPENPLAEDEASKKLVFKGVVYNEMKGQMSDAGYLYYIRFHDHIFPDINNSGGDPQKITDLTYEQLRKFHAEHYHPSNAKVFTYGDMPLVDHLQQVDAQLQAFEKIQGDRQIHEPVTLTGPKEVTLYGPLDPLVDPDRQYKTSVSWIMGDTTDVLESFSLALLSTLLMDGYGSPLYRGLVEAGMGADWSPNAGYDSSAKKGIFSIGLTGVQEADVPKLKEKVQQILREVREKGFDKTKIDGSLHQLELSLKHKTANFGFSMLNRLKPKWFNGVDPFDSLAWNDTINGFQAKMAEGNYLEGLIDKYLLNDNTLTFTMAPSSTYGEDLVKEEQERLSTRIQAAIKEAGSEENARKHFEKQEQELLVEQNKTNTEDLGCLPTVHVKDIPRSKEPVVVRDENANGTKIQWHEAPTNGLTYFRAINTLENLPDELRELVPLFTDSIMRLGTKDLNMEQLEDLIKLKTGGVSVGYHCTPSPTDFHAASEGLIFTGMALDRNVPVMFDIIQKLVLGTDFDSPEAALRIRQLLQASADGVVNDIASTGHRFAMGSAESGLTRSSWLRQQVSGLSQVQLVTSLASRPETDKLEDVISKLKQIQSIALAGGNLRTAITCGPESVAENSASLQKFVGNLSRDPLDLKNLSPRQLPKDSKTFYPLPYQVYYGGLSVPTTSYTAAEGAPLQILSQLLTHKHLHHEIREKGGAYGGGAYSRALDGLFGFYSYRDPNPQNTLSIMRGAGQWAVDKKWSDRDLEEAKISVFQGVDAPKSVNQEGMGRFLSGITEKMKQKKREQLLDVTEDQVREVAQRYLVDGLAKGEARVAFLGEKQSWVDGEWKIREMDVKGAEQG from the exons ATGCTTCGTAACGCCGCTGCCGGCGCTCGAAAGGCCGTCACGGAGCTTTCACAATTTCCTAAGCCCGGCGAGAAGCTTCACGGCTTCACCCTTGTCCGGTCCAAGCATGTTCCTGAGCTTGAGTTGACGGCTCTTCACCTTCAGCATGACAAGACAGGAGCCGATTATCTGCACATTGCCCGCGACGACAGTAACAATGTCTTTTCCATCGGTTTCAAGACGAACCCTCCGGATGATACCGGTATTCCTCACATTCTAGAGCATACGACACTATGCGGTAGTGAAAA ATATCCCATTCGTGACcctttcttcaagatgctTCCCCGAACACTATCGAACTTTATGAACGCGTTCACGGCATCAGACCATACTTTCTACCCCTTTGCGACAACCAACGCGCAGGACTTCAAGAACCTCATGTCTGTGTACCTCGACTCAACATTGCACCCACTGCTCAAGAAGTCCGACTTTACCCAGGAGGGTTGGCGAATTGGTCCCGAGAACCCACTTGCTGAGGACGAGGCGAGCAAGAAGTTGGTATTCAAGGGCGTGGTTTACAACGAGATGAAGGGCCAGATGTCAGATGCTGGGTATTTATACTACATTCGCTTCCACGACCATATCTTCCCCGATATCAACAACTCGGGTGGCGACCCCCAGAAGATCACAGATTTGACATACGAGCAACTGCGAAAGTTCCACGCCGAGCACTACCACCCGAGCAATGCCAAGGTCTTCACTTACGGTGATATGCCCTTGGTTGACCACTTGCAGCAAGTCGATGCTCAACTCCAGGCTTTTGAGAAGATACAGGGTGACAGGCAAATTCACGAACCCGTAACACTGACCGGCCCCAAGGAAGTTACTCTGTACGGCCCACTTGATCCTCTTGTCGACCCTGATCGTCAGTACAAGACCTCTGTGTCATGGATCATGGGTGACACCACAGATGTGTTGGAGTCTTTTTCTCTGGCACTTCTATCAACCCTCTTGATGGATGGTTATGGTTCTCCTCTGTACCGAGGTCTTGTTGAGGCTGGCATGGGTGCTGATTGGAGCCCCAACGCTGGATATGATAGCTCTGCTAAGAAGGGAATTTTCTCTATCGGTCTCACTGGTGTTCAGGAGGCTGATGTTCctaagctcaaggagaaggttcAGCAGATCTTGAGGGAAGTCCGAGAGAAAGGCTtcgacaagaccaagatcgaTGGATCTCTCCATCAGCTCGAGTTATCGCTCAAGCATAAGACTGCCAACTTTGGGTTTTCCATGCTGAACCGTCTCAAGCCCAAGTGGTTCAACGGTGTGGACCCCTTTGATTCATTGGCTTGGAACGATACCATCAATGGTTTCCAAGCTAAGATGGCTGAGGGCAACTACCTAGAAGGTCTCATTGACAAGTATCTACTGAACGACAATACTTTGACATTCACAATGGCCCCTTCAAGCACCTACGGAGAAGATCTTGTCAAGGAGGAACAGGAGCGACTTTCTACCAGAATCCAAGCAGCTATCAAGGAGGCTGGCAGCGAAGAGAACGCCCGGAAGCATTTCGAGAAGCAAGAGCAGGAGTTGCTGGTTGAACAAAACAAGACTAACACTGAGGACCTCGGCTGTCTGCCCACTGTTCACGTCAAGGATATCCCCCGAAGCAAGGAGCCTGTGGTTGTGCGAGACGAGAATGCCAACGGCACCAAGATCCAGTGGCACGAGGCTCCTACGAACGGCTTGACATACTTCCGTGCCATCAACACGTTGGAGAACTTGCCTGATGAGCTTCGCGAGCTGGTCCCTCTGTTTACCGACAGCATCATGCGTCTTGGTACTAAGGACCTGAACATGGAGCAGCTTGAAGACttgatcaagctcaagactgGTGGTGTTTCAGTTGGGTACCACTGCACCCCGTCTCCCACCGATTTCCACGCTGCTAGTGAAGGCCTCATCTTCACCGGTATGGCCCTGGATCGCAATGTTCCCGTCATGTTCGATATCATCCAAAAGCTCGTTTTGGGAACTGATTTCGACAGCCCAGAGGCAGCTCTCAGGATTCGACAGCTGCTGCAGGCATCTGCTGACGGTGTTGTGAACGATATTGCATCCACTGGCCATCGGTTCGCGATGGGTAGTGCTGAATCTGGTCTCACCCGCTCCTCGTGGCTTCGACAACAAGTTTCCGGCCTTTCTCAGGTGCAGCTGGTGACTTCATTGGCTAGCCGACCCGAGACAgacaagcttgaagatgttatTTCCAAGTTGAAGCAGATTCAGAGCATTGCACTAGCGGGAGGAAACCTACGCACAGCAATTACCTGCGGCCCAGAGAGTGTTGCAGAGAACAGTGCTTCTCTGCAAAAGTTCGTGGGTAACCTCTCCCGCGATCCTCTGGACCTGAAGAATCTGTCTCCTCGTCAACTTCCTAAGGATAGCAAGACGTTCTATCCTCTGCCTTACCAAGTTTATTATGGTGGATTGTCAGTACCAACCACGTCATACACGGCAGCGGAGGGTGCACCTCTCCAGATCCTGTCACAGCTCCTTACACATAAACACCTGCATCACGAGATCCGTGAGAAGGGTGGCGCATATGGTGGAGGTGCTTACTCCCGCGCTCTCGATGGCCTCTTTGGCTTCTACTCTTACCGTGACCCCAACCCTCAAAACACTCTGAGCATCATGCGCGGTGCTGGGCAATGGGCTGTCGATAAGAAGTGGTCAGACCGTGAccttgaggaggccaagatcTCTGTATTCCAGGGAGTTGATGCCCCCAAATCTGTGAACCAGGAGGGCATGGGCCGATTCCTCTCAGGTATCactgagaagatgaagcaaaagaagcGTGAGCAGCTTCTTGACGTAACCGAGGACCAAGTGCGCGAGGTGGCGCAGCGCTACCTCGTTGACGGACTTGCCAAGGGCGAAGCCAGAGTCGCTTTCCTTGGAGAGAAGCAGTCCTGGGTCGACGGCGAATGGAAGATCCGCGAAATGGATGTCAAGGGCGCCGAGCAAGGCTAA